The Gammaproteobacteria bacterium genome includes a region encoding these proteins:
- the rsfS gene encoding ribosome silencing factor: MQRNRLQSLVVHTLDEMKAQDITVLDVHGVSDVTDVMVIASGSSNRQVKAMAAAVVEKAKEHKYRPLGMEGEQAGEWVLVDLGDVVVHLMLPQVRDFYNLEKLWGDAVHGSTNVARGRKPGATVAQAHRAESAATADKNPARKVVKKSATKTGKKAAAAMGPAEKKKSATSSKKTIKPKPAKPVAHKLAIAKRSRKIGE; encoded by the coding sequence ATGCAAAGGAACCGGTTACAGAGTCTGGTCGTACACACGCTGGATGAGATGAAGGCGCAGGACATCACGGTGCTGGATGTTCATGGCGTGAGTGATGTTACCGATGTCATGGTGATTGCCAGCGGTAGCTCCAACCGTCAGGTCAAGGCCATGGCGGCTGCCGTGGTCGAAAAGGCGAAGGAGCATAAATACCGCCCGCTTGGCATGGAGGGTGAGCAGGCCGGCGAGTGGGTACTGGTGGACCTGGGGGACGTGGTAGTGCACCTGATGCTGCCGCAGGTGCGCGATTTTTATAACCTCGAAAAACTGTGGGGTGATGCCGTACATGGAAGTACCAATGTCGCGAGAGGCAGGAAGCCGGGAGCGACTGTAGCGCAGGCCCATCGTGCTGAGAGCGCGGCAACTGCCGATAAAAATCCTGCCAGGAAAGTCGTGAAAAAATCTGCAACCAAGACTGGGAAAAAGGCCGCGGCTGCCATGGGCCCAGCAGAAAAAAAGAAGTCGGCTACCAGCAGCAAGAAGACAATAAAGCCAAAGCCAGCAAAACCAGTGGCCCACAAGCTGGCCATCGCCAAGCGCAGCCGCAAGATCGGGGAGTAA